In Microbacterium sp. SLBN-146, one genomic interval encodes:
- a CDS encoding type IIA DNA topoisomerase subunit B: MTAEYSAHHLQVLEGLEAVRKRPGMYIGSTDSRGLMHCLWEIIDNSVDEALAGHGSRIDILLHADGSVEVRDRARGIPVDIEPRTGLSGVEVVFTKLHAGGKFGGGSYAASGGLHGVGASVVNALSERLDVEVDRGGKTWAMSFHRGEPGRFSGPEPTSTFTPFEKSSELASIGRAPKGVTGTRIRYWADTQIFTKDAQFNLEELEQRARQTAFLVPGLEIVIRDERGAEPAEASYRFDGGISEFVEYLAPDSAVTDTWRLNGTGTFTETVPVLQASGAMVPTELERECQVDIALRWGTGYETVQRSFVNIIATPKGGTHQAGFELGLMKVIRAQVEQNARRLKVGNDKLEKDDILAGLTAVLTVRLPEPQFEGQTKEVLGTPAVRQIVANVVTKELTSLFTSTKRDDKAQTAQLLDKVVSEMKARISARTHKETQRRKNALESSSLPVKLADCRTNDVAASELFIVEGDSALGTAKLARNSEYQALLPIRGKILNVQKASVSDMLGNAECAAIIQVIGAGSGRSFDLDSARYGKVILMSDADVDGAHIRTLLLTLFFRYMRPLIDDGRVYAAVPPLHRVIVMNPGSKPNETIYTYSEKELHTLLAKLTKAGKRWQEPIQRYKGLGEMDADQLATTTMDRAGRLLRRVRMQDAEAAASVFELLMGNDVAPRKEFIIDSSDSLARERIDA; the protein is encoded by the coding sequence GTGACCGCCGAGTACTCAGCCCATCATCTCCAGGTCCTCGAGGGTCTCGAGGCGGTCCGCAAACGACCCGGAATGTACATCGGTTCGACGGATTCGCGCGGTCTCATGCACTGCCTGTGGGAGATCATCGACAACTCGGTCGACGAAGCTCTCGCGGGGCACGGATCGCGTATCGACATCCTGTTGCACGCTGACGGCAGCGTCGAGGTGCGCGACCGTGCCCGCGGCATCCCCGTCGACATCGAGCCGCGTACCGGTCTGTCGGGTGTCGAAGTCGTCTTCACGAAGCTGCACGCCGGCGGCAAGTTCGGCGGTGGTTCGTACGCGGCGTCCGGCGGCCTCCACGGCGTGGGAGCCTCGGTCGTCAACGCGCTCTCCGAGCGACTCGACGTCGAGGTCGACCGCGGCGGCAAGACCTGGGCGATGTCCTTCCACCGGGGTGAGCCCGGGAGATTCTCGGGACCTGAGCCGACGTCCACGTTCACGCCGTTCGAGAAGAGTTCCGAGCTGGCATCGATCGGTCGCGCCCCCAAGGGTGTCACCGGCACACGCATCCGCTATTGGGCCGACACCCAGATCTTCACGAAGGACGCGCAGTTCAACCTGGAGGAGCTCGAGCAGCGTGCGCGCCAGACGGCGTTCCTCGTCCCCGGTCTCGAGATCGTGATCCGCGACGAGCGCGGCGCCGAACCGGCGGAGGCGTCCTACCGCTTCGACGGTGGCATCTCCGAGTTCGTCGAGTATCTCGCTCCCGATTCCGCCGTCACCGACACCTGGCGCCTGAACGGCACGGGAACCTTCACCGAAACCGTTCCCGTCCTGCAGGCATCGGGGGCGATGGTGCCGACGGAGCTCGAGCGCGAGTGCCAGGTCGACATCGCCCTCCGCTGGGGCACGGGATACGAGACGGTCCAACGCTCGTTCGTGAACATCATCGCGACCCCCAAGGGCGGCACGCACCAGGCCGGTTTCGAGCTCGGCCTCATGAAGGTCATTCGCGCGCAGGTCGAGCAGAACGCGCGCCGACTGAAGGTCGGCAACGACAAGCTCGAGAAGGACGACATCCTCGCCGGCCTTACCGCCGTGCTCACAGTGCGGCTCCCCGAACCGCAGTTCGAGGGGCAGACGAAGGAAGTCCTCGGCACGCCCGCAGTCCGCCAGATCGTCGCCAACGTCGTGACCAAGGAGCTCACGAGCCTCTTCACCTCGACGAAGCGCGACGACAAAGCGCAGACGGCGCAGCTCCTCGACAAAGTCGTCTCCGAGATGAAGGCGCGGATCTCCGCGCGGACGCACAAGGAGACCCAGCGGCGAAAGAACGCTCTCGAGTCGTCGTCGCTGCCGGTCAAGCTCGCCGACTGCCGCACGAACGATGTCGCCGCGTCGGAGCTGTTCATCGTCGAGGGCGACTCCGCGCTCGGTACGGCGAAGCTGGCCCGCAACAGCGAGTACCAGGCGCTTCTGCCCATCCGCGGAAAGATCCTCAACGTCCAGAAGGCCTCGGTCTCGGACATGCTCGGCAACGCCGAATGCGCCGCGATCATCCAGGTGATCGGCGCGGGATCCGGACGATCGTTCGATCTCGACAGCGCACGCTACGGCAAGGTCATCCTCATGAGTGATGCCGACGTCGACGGGGCGCACATCCGCACGCTTCTCCTCACGCTGTTCTTCCGCTATATGCGCCCTCTCATCGACGACGGACGCGTCTACGCCGCCGTGCCGCCTCTCCACCGCGTCATCGTCATGAACCCCGGTTCGAAGCCCAACGAGACGATCTACACGTACTCCGAGAAGGAACTCCACACTCTGCTCGCGAAGCTCACGAAGGCGGGCAAGCGCTGGCAGGAGCCGATCCAGCGCTACAAGGGTCTCGGCGAAATGGATGCCGACCAGCTCGCGACGACGACCATGGACCGTGCCGGGAGACTGCTGCGACGTGTGCGCATGCAGGACGCCGAGGCCGCGGCATCCGTCTTCGAGCTCCTCATGGGAAACGACGTCGCCCCCCGCAAGGAGTTCATCATCGACTCGAGTGACAGCCTCGCCCGGGAGCGCATCGACGCCTGA
- a CDS encoding DNA topoisomerase (ATP-hydrolyzing) subunit A codes for MPAPRTPSIPEDHGRIDDVDVSTEMQGSFLEYAYSVIYSRALPDARDGLKPVQRRILYQMSDMGLRPDRGHVKSARVVGEVMGKLHPHGDAPIYDALVRLAQHFSLRVPLVDGHGNFGSLDDGPAAARYTEARLAPPSLALTENLDEDVVDFIPNYDGQFQQPEVLPAAFPNLLVNGATGIAVGMATNMAPHNLIEVVGAATHLLENPEATVEELMEFVPGPDLPSGGIIVGLDGIKDAYASGRGSFRTRAKVSIESLGPRRTGIVVTELPYLVGPERVIEKIKDAVQAKKLQGISDVNDLTDRHNGLRLVIGIKTGFDPQAVLEHLYRFTPLEDSFSMNNVALVGGQPRTLGLKELLQVYLDHRVQVVTRRSRHRLARRKERLHLVEGLLVAILDIDEVIQVIRTSDDGEQARTRLQEVFDLSQLQAEYILELRLRRLTRFSRIELEAERDSLKAEIAQLEELLASDVLLRAQVARELDAAAEAYGTPRRTLLLNGGPVAPRSRAAAAAADLQIADAPCRVFLSATGRMVRAELGEESTGIVPPTRRAKHDAIRAAVDTTTRGDVGAVTSAGRLVRFSPVDLPSVPGNSVQLAAGTRADQYLGLGTGEHVVSLVALVADPPIALGTAQGVVKRVAASELAQKHDIEIIALKPGDRVVGASPAPDGTELVFVSSDAQLLRFDASSVRPQGRAAGGMSGMRISDGATAIFFGVVDPAASDVSVVTLAGSSNALTGAEPGSAKVTAFEEFPPKGRATGGVRAQRFLKGEDVLTLAWVGPLARAIGADGAVRTLPETGARRDASGVPLDAVIGAIGTSIR; via the coding sequence ATGCCCGCACCCCGCACGCCCAGCATCCCCGAAGACCACGGTCGCATCGACGACGTCGATGTCTCGACCGAGATGCAGGGTTCCTTCCTCGAGTACGCGTACTCCGTCATCTACTCCCGTGCTCTTCCCGATGCGCGCGACGGACTCAAGCCGGTGCAGCGTCGCATCCTGTACCAGATGTCCGACATGGGCCTGCGGCCGGATCGCGGCCATGTCAAGAGCGCGCGCGTCGTCGGCGAGGTCATGGGAAAGCTCCACCCGCACGGTGACGCGCCGATCTACGACGCACTCGTTCGTCTCGCGCAGCACTTCTCGCTGCGCGTGCCCCTCGTCGACGGACACGGCAACTTCGGCTCCCTCGATGACGGTCCAGCCGCGGCGCGGTACACGGAGGCACGGCTCGCTCCGCCGTCGCTCGCGCTGACCGAGAATCTCGACGAGGACGTCGTCGACTTCATCCCGAACTACGACGGGCAGTTCCAGCAGCCCGAGGTCCTCCCCGCGGCCTTCCCGAACCTGCTCGTCAACGGCGCGACGGGCATCGCGGTCGGAATGGCGACCAACATGGCTCCGCACAACCTGATCGAGGTGGTCGGCGCCGCAACGCATCTGCTCGAGAACCCCGAGGCCACGGTAGAGGAGCTGATGGAGTTCGTGCCGGGACCCGACCTGCCCTCGGGCGGGATCATCGTCGGGCTCGACGGCATCAAGGATGCGTACGCGTCGGGTCGTGGCAGCTTCCGAACGAGGGCGAAGGTGTCGATCGAGTCCCTCGGACCACGGCGCACGGGGATCGTCGTGACAGAGCTGCCGTATCTGGTGGGCCCCGAGCGTGTCATCGAGAAGATCAAGGATGCCGTCCAGGCGAAGAAGCTCCAGGGCATCTCCGATGTCAACGACCTGACCGATCGGCACAACGGGCTGCGGCTCGTCATCGGCATCAAGACCGGCTTCGACCCGCAGGCGGTCCTCGAGCACCTCTACCGGTTCACCCCGCTCGAAGACTCGTTCAGCATGAACAACGTCGCCCTCGTGGGCGGACAGCCGCGCACGCTCGGGCTCAAGGAGCTCCTTCAGGTCTACCTCGATCATCGAGTCCAGGTGGTCACGCGCCGGAGCCGACACCGGCTCGCGCGACGGAAAGAGCGCCTTCACCTCGTCGAGGGCCTCCTCGTCGCGATCCTCGACATCGATGAGGTCATCCAGGTCATCCGCACCTCCGACGACGGTGAGCAGGCGCGTACACGGCTGCAAGAGGTGTTCGATCTTTCGCAGCTTCAGGCGGAGTACATCCTCGAACTGCGCCTGCGTCGACTGACGCGCTTCTCGCGCATCGAGCTCGAGGCGGAACGCGACAGTCTCAAGGCTGAGATCGCGCAGCTCGAAGAGCTTCTCGCAAGCGATGTCCTCCTTCGCGCTCAGGTCGCCCGCGAACTGGATGCCGCCGCTGAGGCGTACGGCACTCCGCGGCGTACCCTCCTCTTGAATGGCGGACCCGTCGCGCCGCGCTCGCGTGCGGCGGCCGCCGCGGCAGACCTCCAGATCGCCGACGCCCCGTGCCGCGTGTTCCTCTCGGCGACGGGTCGCATGGTTCGCGCGGAACTCGGTGAGGAGTCCACCGGTATCGTCCCGCCGACACGTCGCGCGAAGCACGACGCCATCCGCGCCGCAGTCGACACGACGACACGCGGTGACGTCGGCGCCGTCACGAGCGCGGGTCGACTCGTCCGCTTCTCCCCTGTCGACTTGCCCTCTGTCCCGGGGAACTCCGTTCAGCTCGCTGCGGGAACCCGCGCCGACCAGTACCTGGGTCTCGGCACCGGGGAGCACGTCGTCTCTCTCGTCGCCCTCGTCGCCGATCCGCCGATCGCGCTCGGGACGGCGCAGGGGGTCGTGAAGCGCGTCGCGGCGAGCGAGCTCGCGCAGAAGCATGACATCGAGATCATCGCGCTCAAGCCCGGCGATCGTGTCGTCGGCGCTTCGCCTGCTCCCGACGGCACCGAGCTCGTGTTCGTCTCCTCCGACGCGCAGCTCCTGCGCTTCGATGCCTCGAGCGTGCGGCCGCAGGGGCGCGCGGCAGGCGGAATGTCGGGCATGAGGATCTCTGACGGTGCGACCGCCATCTTCTTCGGGGTCGTGGACCCCGCGGCATCCGATGTGTCCGTCGTCACCCTCGCGGGGAGCTCGAATGCCCTGACGGGCGCAGAACCCGGCAGTGCGAAGGTGACCGCGTTCGAGGAGTTCCCTCCCAAGGGACGCGCGACGGGCGGCGTGCGCGCGCAGCGCTTCTTGAAGGGTGAGGATGTTCTCACCCTCGCCTGGGTCGGACCTCTTGCAAGGGCGATCGGCGCGGACGGTGCCGTGCGCACGCTGCCGGAGACCGGCGCACGGCGCGACGCATCGGGTGTGCCCCTCGATGCCGTCATCGGAGCGATCGGGACGAGCATCCGCTGA
- a CDS encoding alkaline phosphatase family protein, producing MSLSLPVEPSRARSLTRVVPELLASLDGRSEWFAPATSAIVFVIDGLGAANLSARAGHARFLSASSTKRDTARTVFPSTTATALTSLLTGASAGQHGIVGYRARIPGTDRLVNQLRGWETDSLPSDWQRAERLVAQTDRPTFAVSKDEYAGTGFTAATLGEAEFVGVDDLTSRVDRAAELAAQHPGSFIYLYANDLDAIGHKRGWESDEWIVGLERVDAAVRALVTGGAAGTGVVVTSDHGMIDVPRHRQILLHDGDDLLDGVDLIGGEPRMLHLYAAPGAAERVREVWRAAEGSRSWILSRDEAIAAGLFGAVDDDVRDRIGDILVAARSAIAYYDDRVADKAPQKMVGQHGSLTNEERVVPLIRLGAFA from the coding sequence ATGTCCCTCAGCCTACCCGTGGAGCCTTCGCGAGCCCGGAGCCTGACCCGTGTCGTCCCGGAGCTTCTGGCTTCTCTCGACGGGCGATCCGAGTGGTTCGCTCCCGCGACCAGCGCCATCGTGTTCGTTATCGACGGTCTCGGTGCCGCCAATCTCTCGGCACGGGCGGGCCATGCGCGCTTCCTCAGCGCATCCTCGACGAAGCGCGACACCGCACGTACGGTTTTCCCGTCGACGACGGCCACGGCCCTCACATCACTTCTCACGGGTGCATCCGCCGGACAGCACGGCATCGTGGGCTACCGCGCGCGCATCCCGGGAACGGATCGCCTCGTCAATCAACTGCGCGGATGGGAGACCGACAGTCTCCCATCCGACTGGCAGCGGGCCGAACGACTCGTCGCGCAGACAGACCGCCCGACCTTCGCGGTGTCGAAGGACGAGTACGCGGGAACGGGGTTCACCGCGGCGACGCTGGGGGAGGCCGAGTTCGTCGGGGTCGACGACCTCACTTCACGAGTGGATCGTGCCGCGGAGCTCGCGGCACAGCATCCCGGCTCCTTCATCTATCTCTACGCGAACGACCTCGATGCCATCGGACACAAGCGCGGGTGGGAATCCGACGAGTGGATCGTCGGCCTGGAGCGGGTCGATGCCGCAGTGCGCGCCCTCGTCACCGGGGGAGCGGCGGGCACCGGCGTCGTGGTCACGTCCGACCACGGGATGATCGACGTGCCGCGGCACCGCCAGATCCTCCTGCACGACGGCGATGATCTCCTCGACGGCGTCGACCTCATCGGCGGAGAACCCCGCATGCTCCACCTCTACGCGGCCCCCGGAGCAGCGGAGCGTGTCCGCGAGGTGTGGCGTGCCGCGGAAGGATCCCGCTCATGGATCCTGTCGCGTGACGAAGCCATCGCCGCGGGCCTGTTCGGCGCCGTCGACGATGATGTGCGGGATCGCATCGGCGACATCCTCGTGGCAGCGCGCTCCGCGATCGCGTACTACGACGACCGGGTGGCCGACAAGGCTCCGCAGAAGATGGTCGGGCAGCACGGTTCCCTTACGAACGAAGAACGCGTCGTGCCCCTCATCCGCCTCGGCGCGTTCGCCTGA
- the sepH gene encoding septation protein SepH, producing MEQLKVIGTEDDVLVLATDTGQRFSLPIDEALRAELRRARRDRETDVRSNRPSPREVQAHIRAGLSAQEVAVLLDARVEDVVRFEGPVLAEREHVVGQALAVPVLLGSDFDGDPHPTFGSAVRGKLAEAGATGERWTSWKEPTGWLVKLEFTANEIDHDARWSFDPRRGILSPLNSDAIQLSRQGSLPEGLIPRLRALDSSPAAKDDTRFDSGAFGPRRLPDADLSAPDLPTPATPAVQQAAIKRSTDAPATSAETADLLEALRRRRGQREPLPEFEEPVERPHNPVALFDALEPGYDEAAPERHPSTDSAPSSITEGAGRRKGRPSMPSWDEIVFGARGDD from the coding sequence ATGGAGCAGCTCAAAGTCATCGGGACCGAGGACGACGTCCTCGTTCTCGCGACCGACACGGGTCAGCGCTTCTCGCTGCCGATCGATGAAGCGCTGCGCGCGGAACTGCGGCGCGCCCGGCGCGACCGTGAGACCGACGTGCGGTCGAATCGTCCGAGCCCGCGCGAGGTTCAGGCGCACATCCGCGCCGGTCTCTCGGCGCAGGAGGTCGCTGTCCTCCTCGACGCGCGCGTCGAGGACGTCGTGAGGTTCGAAGGTCCGGTGCTCGCCGAGCGCGAGCACGTCGTCGGGCAGGCGCTGGCCGTTCCCGTCCTTCTCGGAAGCGACTTCGACGGCGATCCGCACCCCACGTTCGGCAGCGCCGTCCGGGGCAAGCTCGCTGAAGCCGGTGCGACCGGCGAGCGGTGGACGAGCTGGAAAGAACCCACCGGCTGGCTCGTGAAGCTGGAGTTCACTGCCAACGAGATCGATCATGACGCGCGGTGGAGTTTCGACCCCCGTCGCGGCATCCTCTCACCGCTCAACTCCGACGCGATCCAGCTCTCACGTCAGGGATCGCTACCCGAGGGTCTGATCCCGCGTCTGCGGGCGCTCGACTCGTCGCCCGCGGCCAAGGACGACACGCGTTTCGACAGTGGTGCGTTCGGCCCGCGGCGACTTCCCGACGCAGATCTTTCCGCACCTGATCTCCCGACACCGGCCACCCCCGCCGTCCAGCAGGCCGCCATCAAGCGCTCCACCGACGCGCCCGCGACATCGGCCGAGACCGCCGATCTGCTCGAAGCGCTCCGTCGGCGCCGCGGCCAGCGGGAGCCGCTGCCCGAGTTCGAGGAACCGGTGGAGCGACCCCACAATCCCGTCGCCCTGTTCGATGCTCTCGAACCCGGTTACGACGAGGCCGCGCCAGAGCGGCACCCGTCGACGGATTCCGCACCGTCGTCGATCACCGAAGGAGCCGGACGGCGTAAGGGGCGTCCGTCCATGCCGTCGTGGGATGAGATCGTCTTCGGAGCCCGCGGCGACGACTGA
- a CDS encoding DUF4193 domain-containing protein, translating to MATDYDAPRKTEDDSESIEALKERVPDKLSGSVDVDDSDNPSGFELPGADLSDLELDVVVLPAQEDEFTCVNCFLVKHRSQVDHEDNGGYVCKECSA from the coding sequence ATGGCCACCGATTACGACGCCCCCCGCAAGACCGAGGACGACAGCGAGTCGATCGAGGCTCTCAAGGAACGCGTTCCCGACAAGCTCTCGGGCTCGGTCGACGTCGACGACTCCGACAACCCCTCCGGCTTCGAGCTGCCGGGGGCCGACCTCTCCGACCTCGAGCTCGATGTCGTCGTCCTCCCCGCGCAGGAAGACGAGTTCACCTGCGTCAACTGCTTCCTCGTGAAGCACCGCTCGCAGGTCGACCACGAGGACAACGGCGGCTACGTCTGCAAGGAGTGCTCCGCCTGA
- a CDS encoding DUF3093 domain-containing protein: MASLNGGGGDQPHYRERLSPSLWVLVAAALCGPMAALVVTPVDTTLALIVGGAVAVILVLLLIVWSPVVKVSGGMLRAGRARIELRYVGDPAVFVGEAARHARGSGLDPRSWHLIRGGIDGVVVVPILDVDDPAPSWVISTRTPERLTAALRRAHAVAAP, translated from the coding sequence ATGGCATCGCTGAACGGCGGCGGAGGGGATCAACCCCACTACCGCGAGAGATTGAGCCCTTCGCTGTGGGTTCTCGTCGCCGCGGCGCTCTGCGGGCCGATGGCCGCCCTCGTCGTGACGCCCGTCGATACGACGCTCGCGCTCATCGTCGGCGGCGCCGTCGCGGTGATCCTCGTCCTGCTGCTCATCGTGTGGTCGCCGGTCGTCAAGGTGAGCGGGGGGATGCTCCGCGCCGGTCGCGCGCGGATCGAGCTCCGCTATGTCGGAGATCCCGCCGTCTTCGTCGGCGAAGCCGCTCGACACGCGCGGGGATCGGGTCTCGATCCGCGCTCGTGGCATCTGATCCGTGGCGGGATCGACGGCGTCGTCGTCGTCCCGATCCTCGACGTCGACGATCCCGCGCCGAGCTGGGTCATCTCGACGCGCACGCCCGAGAGACTGACAGCGGCGCTGCGCCGCGCTCACGCGGTCGCAGCGCCGTAG
- the dut gene encoding dUTP diphosphatase — MTETVDVPIIAPEIPVYAHPGDAGADLVASESIRLEPGQRALVGTGVRIALPEGHLAFVVPRSGLAAKHGITIVNAPGTVDAGYRGEIKVALLNTDTQNAYDVVAGDRIAQLIVLPVPRARFIPVDELPDSPRGEGGFGSTGYQNGVQA, encoded by the coding sequence GTGACCGAAACCGTGGACGTTCCCATTATCGCGCCCGAGATCCCCGTCTACGCGCACCCGGGCGACGCGGGCGCCGATCTTGTGGCATCCGAGAGCATTCGACTCGAACCGGGACAGCGTGCACTCGTGGGGACAGGAGTGCGGATCGCCCTACCCGAAGGCCACCTCGCTTTCGTCGTGCCACGCTCGGGTCTAGCCGCCAAGCACGGCATCACGATCGTCAATGCTCCGGGGACGGTCGACGCGGGATACCGTGGCGAGATCAAGGTCGCGCTCCTCAACACCGACACCCAGAACGCCTACGACGTCGTCGCGGGGGACCGTATCGCGCAGCTCATCGTGCTGCCGGTTCCGCGCGCACGCTTCATCCCGGTCGACGAACTCCCCGACAGCCCGCGTGGCGAGGGCGGCTTCGGATCGACCGGCTATCAGAACGGAGTCCAGGCATGA
- a CDS encoding DUF3710 domain-containing protein: MSDGTPNAGAESAAPNDRAQEGPFDESEANPVRPYIDLGGIKILPREGLNLRLEVEEQSKRIVAVGLDYAGSTLQVQPFAAPRSTGLWEETREQIRQQVRQQGGRVEEREGPLGPELLAEVPVSGPDGASGKRLARFVGVDGPRWFLRGVIGGAGTTDVEAAAKIEELFRSIVVVRGGTPMPPRDLIPLRMPATPGTA; the protein is encoded by the coding sequence ATGAGCGATGGAACCCCCAACGCCGGCGCAGAAAGCGCCGCACCGAACGACCGAGCCCAGGAAGGCCCCTTCGACGAGTCGGAGGCGAACCCCGTCCGGCCGTACATCGACCTCGGCGGCATCAAGATCCTGCCGCGCGAGGGGCTGAACCTGCGCCTCGAGGTCGAGGAGCAGTCGAAGCGGATCGTCGCGGTCGGTCTCGACTACGCCGGCTCGACGCTGCAGGTCCAGCCGTTCGCAGCTCCGCGCTCCACGGGCCTGTGGGAGGAGACGCGCGAGCAGATCCGCCAGCAGGTGCGCCAGCAGGGCGGCCGCGTCGAGGAGCGTGAAGGACCGCTCGGCCCCGAACTCCTCGCAGAAGTCCCCGTTTCGGGTCCCGACGGCGCGTCGGGCAAGCGCTTGGCCCGCTTCGTCGGGGTCGACGGCCCCCGCTGGTTCCTTCGGGGCGTCATCGGCGGTGCCGGGACGACCGATGTCGAGGCCGCGGCGAAGATCGAGGAGCTCTTCCGGTCGATCGTGGTCGTGCGCGGAGGCACGCCGATGCCGCCGCGCGACCTCATCCCGTTGCGCATGCCGGCGACCCCGGGAACGGCGTGA
- a CDS encoding DUF3159 domain-containing protein: MTERSSAGDDRPALTPPPDEAGTPSASEALGAALGSAARRAGLDPAEGKSTGHVVWGAMGGFRGILESVLPGLVFVVTWTLTYDAASGTANLPLSLGLSVGLALVFTVVRLIQRTPPSAAIGGLVATGAAAALSLLTGRGEDNFIPGFITNVAYGSALLISALVGWSLIGLAVGFLMGEGTAWRRDKRKRRVFFWLAIAWAALFAARLIVQVPLYFSGDVTALGTLKLVMGLPLFAPLVAVTWLVVRALYRTVPEESDSAA; the protein is encoded by the coding sequence GTGACCGAGCGCTCTTCGGCCGGCGACGACCGGCCTGCACTGACTCCGCCTCCTGACGAGGCGGGAACTCCCAGCGCTTCGGAAGCCCTCGGTGCGGCACTCGGAAGCGCCGCACGACGCGCGGGACTCGATCCCGCCGAGGGCAAGAGCACGGGACACGTCGTCTGGGGTGCGATGGGGGGATTCCGCGGCATCCTCGAATCCGTTCTCCCGGGGCTCGTTTTCGTCGTCACCTGGACGCTCACCTACGACGCGGCGTCGGGGACGGCGAATCTGCCCCTGAGTCTCGGGCTGTCGGTGGGTCTCGCGCTCGTCTTCACTGTCGTCCGCCTGATCCAGCGCACACCCCCGAGCGCCGCGATCGGCGGGCTCGTCGCGACGGGTGCCGCCGCCGCACTCTCGCTCCTCACCGGCCGTGGCGAGGACAACTTCATCCCGGGCTTCATCACGAACGTCGCCTACGGATCCGCTCTGCTCATCTCGGCGCTCGTCGGCTGGTCGCTCATCGGTCTGGCCGTCGGATTCCTCATGGGCGAGGGGACCGCGTGGCGTCGCGACAAGCGCAAGCGCCGCGTGTTCTTCTGGTTGGCCATCGCTTGGGCAGCACTGTTCGCCGCACGCCTCATCGTTCAGGTCCCGCTCTATTTCTCGGGCGACGTGACGGCGCTGGGAACCCTCAAGCTCGTCATGGGCCTGCCGCTGTTCGCGCCCCTCGTCGCGGTCACGTGGCTCGTCGTCCGCGCCTTGTACCGCACCGTGCCGGAAGAGTCAGATTCGGCGGCGTAG